The sequence below is a genomic window from Cicer arietinum cultivar CDC Frontier isolate Library 1 chromosome 6, Cicar.CDCFrontier_v2.0, whole genome shotgun sequence.
GATGTTAACAACACTGTTTCTGTCCTTTCAGAATCTGATTCATCTGAGCTTAATAAATGTAACAAAACTCCAACAACTGAAGACAAACCACCCGCTAAGGAAACACTTGATGTGAAATCGTTTAGGCAGAGAGCAGAAGCACTTGAAGAGCTATTAGAATTGTCTGCAGAATTGTTGCAGCACAATAGATTGGAGGAACTTCAAGTTGTTCTAAAGCCTTTTGGAAAAGATAAAGTCTCACCGAGGGAGACGGCTATTTGGTTAGCGAAGAGTCTTAAGGGAATGATGTCAGATGAAAATGGAGGAAGATGTTCATCGTCATCATGAGGTATCTTAAATTCTTCTTACCTTATGAgtttgttttgtatttaatgtttaaaaatttggttttatAGTTCATATAGCTATTCAATCACCACTTGTGaatttttaagagaaaaatatttgagatttgtttctgcttctttcatttttgtaatGTAATTCTTTCTGTACTTTTATGATGCTGTAAATAGTGATCATACAAATTAATAACATCGATTTACTGTAAATTGTATGGATATTATGTGCCTTGGAATAGTGATCGTTTTTAAAAACTACACAAGGTTTTGAAAGTGTACATTTAGACGACAATATTTGTCTAAAAATGTAATTTCAAATCAtacaaaatttgtgtttttttcttcaagGTGGAGAAAGTTTTTTACAGGAAGTGTTTATTTTCTAATCACACAGAAGCAGAAACCATTCTTTCCATTAACAATCAGATACTTTGTACATAATTTATCATTACTTGATAGagataaagtaataataaatgGAAAGGGACCTATTTTAGGTACTCTCAGTGACGCATTTTGTAGGGGTGTAACATGttgatttggtttggttttcagCGAAAAATGGATCAAAACCAATTAAATATGGATGGGATGGTTTGGTTTTGTTcggttttacttttttttttttttttttttttttttttttttttttttttttttttttttttttttttttttttttataattggattcaaaccaaactaaaccgATGATATACGGATCGCTTTTGGTTTGGGTGattggattaaaaaaaaaaaaggtaaacatttcaatttttttttagaataaaaaaagaatgtAAAAGTGTAGCAACTATTTTAATTTCTCCTCTAAAATAGAATTTAGAATAACTACAAACTcataatttaatcctctaaaagactaaaacaaaataCGCATTAGCATTACATAATTTGGTCCCCTAAAACAGAATTTGAAATAACATAGTGCAATAACAACCTTAGTTAAAATACTAAACAACTGTGCGTCAAATTAAACCAGAATTTAATTGACTAGATTCTAAATGagaatctattatatatatttaaaacagacttcCGATGCCACCTCATCATATTTCATTGTGTCAAATTAAACCAGAATTTAATTGACTAAATTTTAAATgagaatatattatatatatttaaaacagactctcgATGCAACCTCATCATATTTCATTGTATACAATTATTTTTCACATCAACGAAAAAGTTGATGTGTACCTTGAGGATATGCTCTCCTCCTTCAACAATTTCTTCAATCTCTTTAATCTCTATTTTGTAAACaatttgttgaattttggttttgaaaccaaaatattaatcattatgattactctattaatattaataataatttgaatttttataaattaaaattttaatatatctaatttaaaataaaaaatctattatctattacatatatttaaaaaagactCTCAATGCCATCTTATCATATTTTGCCACCTCATCATATTTCATCCACgtatacaaatattttccacATGTGTACCTCTTGAGAGTATGTTCTCCTCCTTCAACAATTTCTTTAATCTTTTTAATCCCTATTATGTAAtcgaatttttataaattttgaatttcgattttgaaaccaaaatattaatcttttTAATCCCGATGCCACCTCGTCATATTTTGCCACCTCATCAAATTTCATCCAcgtatacaaatatttttcacgTCAGCGAAAAAGCTAATGTGTACCTGTTGAGAGTATGCTATTTTCcttcaaaaatttctttaatctctttaatccctattttgtaaccgaattgttttgaaaccaaaatattaatcattatggttactctattaatattaataataatttgaatttttgtaaattaaaattttaatatatccaatttaaaattaaaaaaaaacaattatcacaaatattgatgattaaaatgatcgagtgagagaacaaaaaatatttgtatttgattttttattttgaatattggtaatatataatatataaatatttagaaatgatggacaaagtcacgactctttgaattttggttagttttattttattgaaattaattaaatttgatttgttgttttaCAGTGtcaattgacatgaaattaaagtaatttatttgcaattttttatatttgttgtataattgtttgacaattaatattttgtaactaaattgttataaattttgaatttcagttttgaagccaaaatattaatgattatgattactctattaatattaataatagtttaaatgtttgtaaattaaaattttaatatatctgatttaaaataaaaaatttcacaattaccacaCAGATCAATGgttaaaatgatcgagtgagaaaacaaaaaatatttatatttgattttcatttttgaatattggtaaatatatatatatatatatatatatatatatatatatatatatatatatatatatatatataaatatttagaaagatGGACAAAGTCGtgtcttttgaattttgatcagctttattttactgaaattatttaaattaaatttattattttatagtgttaattggcatgaaattaaagtaattcatttgcaattatttgtatttgatgtatacttataattgtttgacgattaatattttataattgtttcaCAGAgatggattattaaaatgatcaagtgagacaacaaaaaagtaataaagtaaaatacaaagcAAATGTATTTCCAACTATTtcactttaatcatttttagtttcagcaataaaataatatattttgtaactcaATTGTATATCAATTGAGTTTAtctcttaatttcaattatcaactatattatttcaatatttgaGATATCAATCgattttaatattaatacgttactttatttattcaagttaTTCATCTAAATTGATACTTCtcttttatgaattatattgataaaattgtatatatattattgatataaatactaaattgagacataaaatttcatattaattttttaaaaagttcatttaaattaaataaataaaaatatatccaCGCAACAGGCGAATTAACAtctaatacaaataataatgtGAAATTAATTCACTAAATAGAAAATCACACaaaattgatgtttttaaaTACGGTGAAGACCACTTAATATGTTTTTCCAAATCAAACCTCATGTATATTCGTCATCAAATTTATCGTACATaggtctattttttttttctaaaaaataaaacctCAATATATTACAAAAGGATTAAGAGTTTAAGACCCAGAAGGGCCTAAATCATCTAAAATTACATTAATCAAGAAAGGAAAAATATCCTCTATCCACACCTCCTCTCTAAATTAGATAGAACATGTTTGGCTAAATTAGATAGAACATGTTTGGCTAAGAAATAGGCAACACTATATCTTTTTCTGTTTACATGATTACTattgttatttttcattaaacatTAATAATGTGTAAAATAAACTTGATATAAATTGAGACTTTTGTCTTGGACTAAATATTACACTATTATAGAGAGAAATGTTTTTGAACATCACTTGTCAAAATGCATCGGTGTAGTTTGGTTTTTGAATGTATTtctaaaatatgttaaatataGTAGAAGATAAAAAGTAAGAGGAAGATAAATACATACGCACATAAATGATTGTACGAAGAAAATAgatttttctctttctattttctttaaattaataaatcaagatACAATTTTTAATACTATCTTtggtattatttatttaaaaaaattggtgatttttttaattttatttataagaaaaattgtgatttttaaaatgtatttatcgtttaaataatttttttatttttatttaatgtttgttttttaaatattagtgaaTGTATATATATTGTCTTACACTTTTTTATGAagagtttatttataaaaatattcaaaaaataaaaataataataattagttcattgatttatttatttttcttcttataattaAAATCGGAGAAAGTAAACAACTATGTTAAAATTAATCgatctaaataaatatttggacATTTTGAGAAAATAGTATCAAATAAAATGGTAACTAACATAATGTCCATCCTTGTGGTCATTGTCCATTGATTCATCCaccatattttcattatataacAATATCAAGAAGAGTTGTTATTTTAACACAAAAATTGACAATAAAAGATTGATTGACAATTTGACTATATGATAAATAGATATTACAAGTGTTGAAATTTACTAGTTATTAATTAAacgtaattaattataaatttaaatataattatttataatttttaaatattcaatacGTTTATGTCTTCCACAAATTCTATACATCATCCACTATTTTATACTATATCtcctatttaaatattattttataacgtctattcaaaattttctaaattaattccacattattatttcataacgtcaCACTATTATTTCATAATGTTTGTCCAACATTTTTCACATTAATTCCACATTACCACTCAATACGTTTTTTGTGTCTGCATTAATCAACTTCACATTTTTGTGTCATCTACTTAATCAACTTCACATTTTCTACGTGTCAATCTACTTATTTGTTAGCAATTCTATATAATATTGAACTTATGGATTGAGagtacatataaaaaattttcaACTGCTTCTGAAGTGAGAGTACATATGTCTCTCTTACTTATCCTAAAATATATTTCGACTATTTATATGTGCCTCTTATTGTTGGGTACTTCTCTTCTGTAAATTACATTGATAattatgaatatatattattgatataactactttataaataatcatttgacaattgagacataaaacttcatatttattttttaaaagaaatcacttaaatcaaataaattaaaatataactgcGCAATACGCAGGTTAACGTctagtttaaattaaaattcaaaataacaaCAATCCAAAGTAGGCAGTAACAGTCCACTTGAATGATAAAAATCTTGTTGCGGCAGAGTGTGATTGTGTTTGTGTGAGGATATCACTAGGATTTAGAATTTGACTTAATGCCTGATGAGTCCGATcgttgtataaaaaaaattatttgggtcagatttttatgtaaaaaataaatatataaaaaaatatgaatagtgttagtttggtttggtttttaaaactaaaatccaATACCCGAACTAATAATATGTGGCTTACatttaggggtgggaataggctaggccgtccgtcaggggcctatggcctgacctacttatggcctggcctggcctggcctgtttaataaaaaggtcaggctcaggctgtttttaaagcctatttaattaaataggtcaggctcaggcttataaaaaagcctattaggcctaacaggccggcctatatatatatatatatatatatatatataacttcatTCTCCNNNNNNNNNNNNNNNNNNNNNNNNNNNNNNNNNNNNNNNNNNNNNNNNNNNNNNNNNNNNNNNNNNNNNNNNNNNNNNNNNNNNNNNNNNNNNNNNNNNNNNNNNNNNNNNNNNNNNNNNNNNNNNNNNNNNNNNNNNNNNNNNNNNNNNNNNNNNNNNNNNNNNNNNNNNNNNNNNNNNNNNNNNNNNNNNNNNNNNNNNNNNNNNNNNNNNNNNNNNNNNNNNNNNNNNNNNNNNNNNNNNNNNNNNNNNNNNNNNNNNNCGTATAAAAAAAAGCCTGCAGGATAACAAGccggcatatatatatatatatatatatatatatatatatatatattatttacttcattctcccccctttttttttctttctaatttccattgccCTATTGCACATCAGGTATGTAAGCAAcatattattcataaaaaacaatattatttatttgttacctgtatattttataaaaatcaatactagTTATTTGTTATCTTCCATATATATTAGCAGTATATAAAacttgaaaaccctaattgtttattattagtattgaatatgagtttgtttgagaggatttgtttagaggtaataatttgagtttgtttgagagtatTTGTTTGACAGATAATAATATGTGcgtttcaatgaaaattttatcttttaaaccaaaattcattttttagggtttaaagggtgtttgtttctgatttttttttaaaatattttaatgcgaataaggcttttaaataggcttacaggccaggccatgataggccgtaggccaggctcaggccgaaaaaaagcctatgataggccgtaggccaggcttaggcctaaaaaattcatcgtaggctaggctcaggcctttcaaagcctggcctggcctggcctattcccacccctacttACATTGGTTTGATTTTTTACCCGAACAAAAAATAACGGGTAATTTTCAAATTGATTTGGTTTGGATGTTCGGGTTGATTGGATTTATTTTGTCCACTTATACCCCTACACATTTGACCATTTGacataaattagaaaaaaaatgataaatgtaCTAGATAATATCTTAGTTGGTTAGTTAATTACACTAGCTAATCAAATATTTTACACTAATTGGTTATGTATCTAATTGACTATATGAGTCTATGTAACCTTGATACAATACATTCTCTAAATTTACTATGTGTTCAATTTACTTTTttccatttatcttttaatagttttttaaataaataaccatagtaaaatgaaagaaagagaattgtaattttactttattatttgtattaacCATGAGTGTATTTTTATCATCGTAGAAAATAATAACTTGAAAGTGATAAACATTATAAAAAGATTTATTTGTATGTTAATTGCAAGTTAGTTAAGATTTATTAGCATAGTTATGATTTTGTATAAAGTGTTCATTTGTGGCAAGTGGTGACTCACTACTTTTTGTTTACTAAATATAGAAAGTAATAGTAGtagttgaaattttgaaatgttGCCATTCAAAGCCATCAAATTTCTCGGCTTATAAAAGGCATTCACATTATCTTCACCTTAAAAGAATTTCCTTCAATTCTGTTATATTCTATCAACACATTCCCACCAAATTTTTCCATCATGAATAAGAACAAAGAAGCATCTCTATATTCATTTCCCATTAATCTTGATGATTCATCTTTGAACCAAGCTTATGCTACAACAACTGCATTCTTTGCAATTCTTGGTGAATGGATGATCTTGATTCTCACATGTTCAATCGCATTGTTCTTCATTCCTCTCACTCCTTCTTTCACTCTTCATTCGACAACTTCTTCGGTTCTCAACGTCGATGGAAACAACTTCACAACCAACTTGGCCGTCGAGTTTCTCGCCGAAGATTCCAACACTATTGGAAGCACCATTCACTATGATTCCCTTCATGTCTCTCTCTTTCATCGCCATGAAAAACTCTCAACTTTCTCACTTCCTAGATATTTTTACCCCGAACCCGCGAAAGGTTCGACACAAGAAGCAAAGTTTTTTAATGTGTCCACGATCATCGATGAATGGAATGTCATGAATGATGATCATGGTCACGGAAATTCTTGCGGGTTTGTGTATTTGGATTTACAATTTAGTGCTAATGCAAGATATGTGCAACCGATTTGGCCTATTACGAAGGACAAACTTCAAGGTCATTGTGgtgaattgaaagttgaaatgtGTTCTTTAGGTGCAAACAATGTTGTTGTTAATTCTTTTCTTGCAACTTGTGATGTTGATAGTGAATTAGTGAGTAAGGTTAGGATTGTGTTGTttggaattttgatttttcttcttgTAATTGCTGTGGCTGTTCCACTTCTTGTTGAGCATTTCTTTTGCTCTGCCACATTTTCTTGAATCTTAAGTTTCAATtttctatagtttttttttctttttctaggACATGTAAATTTGGTTTCTTTCATTGTGTCATGGATTTCAATTCCATAGTTGTGTCGTAGAGGTTTTGGTTTATCATGAAATGGAATCAAGATAAACTATAGTGTTAATGATATGTAACACTTTGATGATTGAAAGAGTTGTATGTGTTTGTACAAAAtgaaataatgtaattttctttcttttatttcatttttttattaaccaAGATAAACTATTAGTATGATTCTTCTATGGATATTTTCTCAGCATACcattttttgttacaaaaacaaTGTTCAGTTTTTTTAAGTGGTTATAATAAAatgagatatttttaaaaattaaaaataacgacaaaatacaatttataatcTCGGAAAGACTTAAAAGTAACAAATTTGGATTTtggttttcattttctttatttttattttttaaattctttaaacagaaaaaaaaaagttttaaaaaggCGAGGGgtgtaaaagaaattaaacttaaGTTTTTCAATTTGTTAATTGGGattatacaaaaaattaaaatagtgcaTATATGATGCATATTTATAGAGGAAGTCAGTCTTATTAGTCAATACACTGTGACCTACAAAATCTAACTATGATTTGCCTCAATCAATCTTGCAAGTGATGCGTGTTTTCTTCCTGTTATTGAGTGTATGTGGTGTTCCACGTTTGACCTTAATCTCTTTCCATTTTGCGGCATGACAATTCCCTCTAAAAACATAGAACACGAGATATGATGTTGAATTATCTATTTCCATGtgctttttgttgttgtcagtTTATAGTTGTCGAATGCTTGTCTCTTGTCGATGTTATTTGCATTTGAATCCAATTTTCATTGTCAATAATCATACATTTTAATGAAACGTTAACCTTATTTTGACTTCAACGTTAGGTCTCCATTATATCAGTCTAAGTTATTTGTCAATTGATTTTCAAACTTTCTAATGACACATCCCACATGATAAATAGACTGAATGTAGGCCCAATGACCCACATACTCGAAGTTTGGGACCAAACTGCAAGAGTTTGGAGGATGACTTTAGGAACAATATTGTTGCTAAGATCAAGTTCCACACATAAACGTTCAAAATGACCTCTTGAATAGACAGAGGTGAGATGAACTACGTTAagcatgcatatatatatatatatatatagttccTAAAGCATTACCAATCCTCCAAAGAAAAGTTTTATTAAAGAATTCTATAGACATGTTTGGCGTACCCACACAACAACATTCCTCTGAAATGTTTCTAGTATGAAGTGTTGTTATCTGCTGATGTGTTATTAATCTATTGGATGTGAACTGGTTGTAGTATTCAAGTTGGAGTATGCCATCCATTTTTATAGGTAACTTTTATAGGTTATTTCATTAACAATAATAACCTAATAAATTCAACATACATGCAACAACAGAGTTGTAATCACTaaattcacaataaaataaCTCATGCTAGCATCAAAGTTGTCCTAGACATAGGTCTATGACAAAGTGGTTGGGGGGAAGCTGCCCGCACTTGTGTGTGTATTTTGCTTCTAGttgttgaataattttcttcttttaaaaattaattattaccccattaaaaattattaaattattttatttgtgaatAATTAAATGTTCAACGACATGAAATGTTGATTGTTGAATGATTGTTGATCACATTAAAATCGTAGAAGATATATTTGAtgatattgaaaatgaaaataaaaagaaaaaaaaatctttcaatAACTTAAATTACAAAAGTCCACAGAAAAATATAATtggtaaatgaaaaaatatctataattttgtagatataaagtaatataatttatgtaatcttcaaatttttagttaatgataattatattattattttattgcttatatattgatgttttcttacataaacatttataatatataattttgtctcCATTAATAATTTCTATATCCGTGGATGTGAACAACAAGACGGTCAGAAAGAGTATAACATAAATAATACATTCAATCAAATAACTTTTAGAAACGTTGAATCACTTTATTAATTATAGGAAGCTTAGAAGTGTGAGTTTGAACGTGAGAGTTTGATATATGGTAAGTAGAAATTGAATTCGATATTGTAAAAATTACATGCCCGCGGTCACTGCAATATATTAGACGGTACAGTTGCTATTTTAAATGTGATTTgatacaacaaaatataatcgTACGTACCAtaccatatatatatttattcaatattttaaatgagaTCAAGTTGAGTGCAGCAATTGACTTTTTGGCCAGAATTGGCATGTACTGCCCCATACTCTCCATTAATTATTGTTGGGCCTACCCTTCTCTTCACTCTTCACTATTCACCTATATAATAGAACCCCACTCAATTTATGTAACACAAGGTAGTGTACCAATCCCTGTAAATATTAACTCTATAAATTAACTCAAATTACCCAACATCGTACAACATAGTTAACAGATAATTAAATAGTTATCTTAAGCATGTTGTTGTGAATTTAATTTCGGACTAATTAATGCATAGAAAAGAAGCCATGTTGAAAGACCTGATTAGTCTAAACAATTAATCTCTAAAATACCTtgtccaacaaaaaaaaaatccaactcATTGATTTTGGTACTAtctattattttcatttatttttctttgtctttATTCCTCTACATATATAAATGCAAACATTGTGCTAGAAACTTTCTCTAAATTTGGAGAGTAGAGATATTGCAACACAATCATATCAAACATTGCTTCATACAATGTCCATAAAAGAATGCAGCCACCACGACGACGAAGACCGCCGCCAACTCCTCCACCGCATACTGGCGGCGATAGCATCACTCATAATTCTAATACTCGTAACGATCTTCTTAATATGGATAATTCTCAAACCTACAAAACCACGTTTCACAATCCAAGACGCCACAATTTACACGTTCAACATCTCATCTCCAATTTCTTCACCTTTTCCAACACCAAACACACTTACTCTCACAATGCAAGTCACACTCTCAATTCATAACCCAAACAACAGAATCGGAATTTACTATCAAAAACTCCACGTGTACGGCTCTTATAAAAACCAGCAGATCTCACTCCCCACGGTAATTCCTGACACTTACCAAGGTCATAAGGATTTTACCGTTTGGTCGCCGTTTATTTACGGCGTTGGTGTTCCCGTTTCGCCGTCTAGACTTAGCGCTTTAGTACAAGATGAGAATAACGGAATGGTTTTGGTCAACGTTAAAGTTAACGGAAGGGTTAAGTGGAAAGTAGGGAGTTGGATCTCTGGAAGGTACCATATTTTTGTTAACTGTCCGGCTTATGTTAGGTTCGCCGGTGATCGGAATAATGGGATCGGAGTTGTTGCTCCGGCGGTTAAGTTTCAGCTTTTGCAAAGTTGTAGTGTTGACGTTTAGTCATCATGAGTGTAAggattttagtttttctttttt
It includes:
- the LOC101504290 gene encoding NDR1/HIN1-like protein 1, with product MSIKECSHHDDEDRRQLLHRILAAIASLIILILVTIFLIWIILKPTKPRFTIQDATIYTFNISSPISSPFPTPNTLTLTMQVTLSIHNPNNRIGIYYQKLHVYGSYKNQQISLPTVIPDTYQGHKDFTVWSPFIYGVGVPVSPSRLSALVQDENNGMVLVNVKVNGRVKWKVGSWISGRYHIFVNCPAYVRFAGDRNNGIGVVAPAVKFQLLQSCSVDV